In one Amaranthus tricolor cultivar Red isolate AtriRed21 chromosome 8, ASM2621246v1, whole genome shotgun sequence genomic region, the following are encoded:
- the LOC130821160 gene encoding uncharacterized protein LOC130821160 isoform X2 produces the protein MAEGYYCSKKTDTIYSDVCGQGTIGGLIISRLRCVVRGIDLKSILLCLVFIPLCIFGIYLHGQKVTYFLRPLWDRPPKPFTEITHYYNENVTMETLCNLHGWGIREYPRRVFDAVLFSNEVDMLQIRWNELYPFVTQFVLLESNSTFTGIPKPLYFAINRDKFDFIESRLTYGTIGGRFRRGENPFIEEAYQRVALDQLLRIAGIEEDDLLIMSDVDEIPSRHTVNLLRWCKDVPPILHLRLRNYIYSFEYHVDDNSWRASIHRYKPGVTRYAHFRQTDLILTDAGWHCSFCFRHISDFVFKMKAYSHTDRVRFSHYLNPKRIQEIICKGTNLFDMLPEEYTFRDMIGKLGAVPRSYSAVHLPAYILQYAEKYKYLLPGNCIRESG, from the exons ATGGCGGAAGGATATTATTGTTCTAAGAAAACCGATACCATTTATTCTGATGTTTGTGGCCAG GGCACCATTGGAGGGTTGATCATCTCAAGATTAAGGTGTGTTGTTAGAGGAATTGATTTGAAGAGCATACTTCTATGTCTTGTGTTTATCCCGTTATGCATTTTTGGGATTTATTTACATGGTCAGAAGGTTACCTATTTCCTACGGCCGCTATGGGATCGACCCCCAAAACCATTCACAGAGATTACACACTATTACAATGAGAATGTAACCATGGAAACTCTATGCAACCTTCATGGTTGGGGGATTCGAGAGTATCCTCGTAGAGTATTTGACGCGGTTCTATTTAGCAATGAGGTTGATATGTTACAGATTCGGTGGAACGAATTGTACCCTTTTGTGACTCAATTTGTTCTGTTGGAATCGAACTCGACCTTCACAGGAATACCAAAGCCCTTGTACTTTGCTATAAACCGGGATAAGTTTGACTTCATTGAATCTAGGCTAACTTATGGGACTATTGGTGGTAGATTTAGGAGAGGGGAAAATCCGTTTATTGAGGAGGCATATCAGAGAGTTGCTCTTGATCAGCTTCTTCGGATTGCTGGTATTGAAGAGGATGATTTGTTGATAATGTCCGATGTTGATGAGATTCCTAGTAGACACACCGTCAATTTGTTGAGATGGTGCAAGGATGTTCCTCCTATCCTTCATTTACGGCTTAGGAACTATATATACTCTTTTGAGTACCATGTTGATGACAATAGTTGGAGGGCTTCTATCCATCGGTACAAACCAGGAGTAACTCGGTATGCACATTTCCGACAGACTGATCTGATCTTGACGGATGCTGGATGGCATTGCAGCTTTTGTTTTCGCCATATATCAGATTTCGTTTTCAAAATGAAGGCGTATAGTCATACTGACCGTGTTCGATTTTCACACTATCTAAATCCCAAGAGGATTCAGGAAATAATCTGTAAAGGTACTAACCTATTTGATATGCTTCCTGAAGAATACACATTCCGAGACATGATTGGGAAACTTGGTGCAGTTCCTCGTTCTTATTCTGCTGTTCACCTTCCGGCTTATATACTACAATACGCAGAGAAATACAAGTATCTTTTACCTGGGAACTGTATACGAGAAAGTGGCTGA
- the LOC130821160 gene encoding uncharacterized protein LOC130821160 isoform X1, with product MAEGYYCSKKTDTIYSDVCGQQGTIGGLIISRLRCVVRGIDLKSILLCLVFIPLCIFGIYLHGQKVTYFLRPLWDRPPKPFTEITHYYNENVTMETLCNLHGWGIREYPRRVFDAVLFSNEVDMLQIRWNELYPFVTQFVLLESNSTFTGIPKPLYFAINRDKFDFIESRLTYGTIGGRFRRGENPFIEEAYQRVALDQLLRIAGIEEDDLLIMSDVDEIPSRHTVNLLRWCKDVPPILHLRLRNYIYSFEYHVDDNSWRASIHRYKPGVTRYAHFRQTDLILTDAGWHCSFCFRHISDFVFKMKAYSHTDRVRFSHYLNPKRIQEIICKGTNLFDMLPEEYTFRDMIGKLGAVPRSYSAVHLPAYILQYAEKYKYLLPGNCIRESG from the exons ATGGCGGAAGGATATTATTGTTCTAAGAAAACCGATACCATTTATTCTGATGTTTGTGGCCAG CAGGGCACCATTGGAGGGTTGATCATCTCAAGATTAAGGTGTGTTGTTAGAGGAATTGATTTGAAGAGCATACTTCTATGTCTTGTGTTTATCCCGTTATGCATTTTTGGGATTTATTTACATGGTCAGAAGGTTACCTATTTCCTACGGCCGCTATGGGATCGACCCCCAAAACCATTCACAGAGATTACACACTATTACAATGAGAATGTAACCATGGAAACTCTATGCAACCTTCATGGTTGGGGGATTCGAGAGTATCCTCGTAGAGTATTTGACGCGGTTCTATTTAGCAATGAGGTTGATATGTTACAGATTCGGTGGAACGAATTGTACCCTTTTGTGACTCAATTTGTTCTGTTGGAATCGAACTCGACCTTCACAGGAATACCAAAGCCCTTGTACTTTGCTATAAACCGGGATAAGTTTGACTTCATTGAATCTAGGCTAACTTATGGGACTATTGGTGGTAGATTTAGGAGAGGGGAAAATCCGTTTATTGAGGAGGCATATCAGAGAGTTGCTCTTGATCAGCTTCTTCGGATTGCTGGTATTGAAGAGGATGATTTGTTGATAATGTCCGATGTTGATGAGATTCCTAGTAGACACACCGTCAATTTGTTGAGATGGTGCAAGGATGTTCCTCCTATCCTTCATTTACGGCTTAGGAACTATATATACTCTTTTGAGTACCATGTTGATGACAATAGTTGGAGGGCTTCTATCCATCGGTACAAACCAGGAGTAACTCGGTATGCACATTTCCGACAGACTGATCTGATCTTGACGGATGCTGGATGGCATTGCAGCTTTTGTTTTCGCCATATATCAGATTTCGTTTTCAAAATGAAGGCGTATAGTCATACTGACCGTGTTCGATTTTCACACTATCTAAATCCCAAGAGGATTCAGGAAATAATCTGTAAAGGTACTAACCTATTTGATATGCTTCCTGAAGAATACACATTCCGAGACATGATTGGGAAACTTGGTGCAGTTCCTCGTTCTTATTCTGCTGTTCACCTTCCGGCTTATATACTACAATACGCAGAGAAATACAAGTATCTTTTACCTGGGAACTGTATACGAGAAAGTGGCTGA
- the LOC130821161 gene encoding protein ALP1-like codes for MTVPVEDRPRYRDRKGDITTNVLATCDPSLRFNYVLPGWEGPASNPRILGDALRRPNGLKDPRNKYFLVDLGYSNAQGFLAPYKGTRYHLNLWRGSAPTNYKELFNLRHSSARNTIERAFRLLKKRWVILRKSSFYDKQIQVRIINVCFVLHNFVKEENLDEENLLNEVDDDLSNVEAFDTMEDEGEDFISTAQASPQWNNLRDEMSQKMFREYQARRGAT; via the exons ATGACAGTTCCCGTCGAAGATCGACCTAGATATAGAGATAGGAAAGGAGATATTACTACCAATGTACTAGCTACATGTGATCCAAGTCTTCGGTTCAATTATGTTTTGCCTGGCTGGGAGGGACCGGCTTCTAATCCTCGCATTTTAGGGGACGCCCTCCGAAGACCTAATGGTCTCAAAGATCCTAGGA ataaatattttcttgttgatttgGGATATTCTAATGCACAAGGCTTCTTGGCTCCATATAAAGGTACACGTTACCATTTAAACTTGTGGAGAGGAAGTGCTCCTACAAACTACAAAGAATTGTTCAACTTGCGTCATTCATCCGCACGTAATACTATTGAAAGAGCCTTTAGGTTATTGAAAAAGAGGTGGGTTATATTGAGGAAAAGTAGTTTTTATGATAAGCAAATACAAGTAAGAATCATAAATGTATGCTTTGTTCTCcataattttgttaaagaagAAAATTTGGATGAGGAGAATTTGTTAAATGAGGTGGACGATGACTTATCAAATGTAGAAGCTTTTGATACAATGGAGGATGAAGGGGAGGATTTCATTTCAACGGCACAAGCCTCACCTCAATGGAACAACTTAAGAGATGAAATGTCACAAAAAATGTTCCGAGAATACCAAGCTCGAAGGGGGGCTACTTGa
- the LOC130821162 gene encoding uncharacterized protein LOC130821162 — translation MAFSSTSTAPNWDSNEWEVVNDDGFVYKHKKRRIDPTSIARAPDPQIDPSLEINKKRKRRRADLRKIIQKYQTEIDRWVNLSNTLKLIEENAKSVVVEIDSQDSGRGKLKESAKSKVVSLQNHSDTLIDDYLLQVEKQEAMIHKFEHLCDAAEALCKAQDEIIKQRFLDLSIWSSPHELMASLCED, via the exons ATGGCGTTTTCCTCCACATCTACGGCACCAAACTGGGATTCAAACGAATGGGAAGTTGTAAACGACGACGGTTTTGTTTACAAACACAAAAAACGTCGTATTGATCCTACTTCCATTGCTCGTGCTCCAGATCCTCAAATAGATCCTTCTCTTGAAATTaacaagaagaggaagagaagaCGCGCAGATTTGCGAAAGATAATACAGAAATACCAAACTGAAATTGATCGATGGGTTAATTTATCTAATACTTTGAAGTTAATTGAAGAAAATGCTAAATCTGTGGTTGTAGAAATTGATTCACAGGATTCTGGTAGAGGGAAATTGAAAGAATCTGCTAAATCTAAAGTGGTTTCATTGCAGAATCATTCTGATACTTTGATTGATGACTATCTGTTGCAG GTGGAAAAACAAGAAGCAATGATCCACAAATTTGAGCATCTTTGTGATGCAGCAGAAGCTTTGTGCAAGGCCCAGGACGAGATTATTAAACAACGATTCTTGGATCTCTCAATCTGGAGTTCCCCTCACGAACTTATGGCATCGCTTTGCGAGGATTGA
- the LOC130821163 gene encoding SAGA-associated factor 29 homolog A isoform X2 — protein sequence MSTSDIASIMENSKEVDRLRKEQEDVLTEINKLHKKLQTNPEVVEKPGDMSLSKLKNLYTQAKELAETEMRVSNVLLTQLDALLPPGPPRKRLGNEQKKKQKKNDSDISRVSPSMRNQHDNPASLKGEQVAARVTTEESDKDEYIVVKVIHYDREAREFEVLDEEPGEDEEGGGQRKYKLPVSHIIPFPKRNDPSTATDFPPGRAVLAVYPSTTALYKATVVNPNRKRKTDDYLLEFDDDESEDGSMPKRTVPFYNVVALPEGHRQ from the exons ATGTCGACTTCTGACATTGCCAGCATTATGGAAAATTCAAAGGAGGTAGACCGGCTCAGGAAAGAACAGGAAGATGTTTTGACGGAAATCAATAAACTTCATAAGAAACTTCAAACTA ATCCTGAAGTTGTGGAGAAGCCTGGTGATATGTCATTATCTAAGCTTAAGAATTTATACACTCAAGCTAAGGAACTTGCAGAAACTGAAATGCG AGTATCTAATGTTTTATTAACTCAACTCGATGCTTTGCTCCCTCCTGGACCTCCAAGAAAGAGACTAG GTAATGAGCAAAAGAAGAAACAGAAGAAGAATGATTCTGATATTTCAAGGGTCTCTCCTTCCATGAGAAACCAACATGATAATCCTGCTAGTTTGAAAGGTGAACAG GTTGCAGCAAGGGTTACAACAGAAGAATCTGACAAGGATGAGTATATTGTGGTGAAAGTGATACATTATGACAGGGAAGCAAGAGA ATTTGAAGTGCTTGATGAAGAACCCGGTGAAGATGAAGAGGGTGGTGGCCAAAG AAAATATAAGCTTCCAGTGTCCCATATTATACCTTTCCCAAAACGGAATGATCCTTCTACAGCCACGGACTTCCCTCCTGGACGAGCAGTTTTGGCAGTTTATCCTAGTACCACGGCGCTGTACAAAGCGACAGTAGTAAATCCAAATCGCAAG AGGAAGACTGACGA TTATCTTCTCgagtttgatgatgatgaaagtgAAGATGGATCCATGCCGAAAAGGACTGTGCCATTCTATAATGTGGTTGCCTTGCCGGAAGGACACCGACAGTGA
- the LOC130821163 gene encoding SAGA-associated factor 29 homolog A isoform X1, whose product MSTSDIASIMENSKEVDRLRKEQEDVLTEINKLHKKLQTNPEVVEKPGDMSLSKLKNLYTQAKELAETEMRVSNVLLTQLDALLPPGPPRKRLEGNEQKKKQKKNDSDISRVSPSMRNQHDNPASLKGEQVAARVTTEESDKDEYIVVKVIHYDREAREFEVLDEEPGEDEEGGGQRKYKLPVSHIIPFPKRNDPSTATDFPPGRAVLAVYPSTTALYKATVVNPNRKRKTDDYLLEFDDDESEDGSMPKRTVPFYNVVALPEGHRQ is encoded by the exons ATGTCGACTTCTGACATTGCCAGCATTATGGAAAATTCAAAGGAGGTAGACCGGCTCAGGAAAGAACAGGAAGATGTTTTGACGGAAATCAATAAACTTCATAAGAAACTTCAAACTA ATCCTGAAGTTGTGGAGAAGCCTGGTGATATGTCATTATCTAAGCTTAAGAATTTATACACTCAAGCTAAGGAACTTGCAGAAACTGAAATGCG AGTATCTAATGTTTTATTAACTCAACTCGATGCTTTGCTCCCTCCTGGACCTCCAAGAAAGAGACTAG AAGGTAATGAGCAAAAGAAGAAACAGAAGAAGAATGATTCTGATATTTCAAGGGTCTCTCCTTCCATGAGAAACCAACATGATAATCCTGCTAGTTTGAAAGGTGAACAG GTTGCAGCAAGGGTTACAACAGAAGAATCTGACAAGGATGAGTATATTGTGGTGAAAGTGATACATTATGACAGGGAAGCAAGAGA ATTTGAAGTGCTTGATGAAGAACCCGGTGAAGATGAAGAGGGTGGTGGCCAAAG AAAATATAAGCTTCCAGTGTCCCATATTATACCTTTCCCAAAACGGAATGATCCTTCTACAGCCACGGACTTCCCTCCTGGACGAGCAGTTTTGGCAGTTTATCCTAGTACCACGGCGCTGTACAAAGCGACAGTAGTAAATCCAAATCGCAAG AGGAAGACTGACGA TTATCTTCTCgagtttgatgatgatgaaagtgAAGATGGATCCATGCCGAAAAGGACTGTGCCATTCTATAATGTGGTTGCCTTGCCGGAAGGACACCGACAGTGA